From one Coffea eugenioides isolate CCC68of chromosome 11, Ceug_1.0, whole genome shotgun sequence genomic stretch:
- the LOC113752416 gene encoding receptor-like protein EIX1 — MGIQVPAFFGLLKNLRYLNLSSAGFDGEIPHHLRNLSHLRYLDLGDSGFSQIGNSLSTKDLRWIAGLSSLEDLVLSNVNLTAAQDGLQSVNMLPSLTTLDLHGCDLFIYPHLSHVNFTSLAFLDLDFNNFNNYMAPPWLRNLTGLHDLRLGGNNLFDPIHGLFDQMTSLVHLDLSSNHFDALTLTSFCNASSLTYLDLSFNNLQGSISSEIGQLINLTYLDLSENNVQGSIPSEIGELQKLTNLLLSHNSLNGSIPTNLGELTKLQAFDVGANSLTGVLSEDHFAKLRELKSLYLTRNSLALNVSSSWVPPFQLQEIRMGSIIVGPRFPAWLRTQNEVETLDMRNASISDAIPSWFRVLCYNITSLDLSHNFLTGHIPQLVVHALGSLSLNDNRFTGTIPEDLCKLENLTDLDLSNNLLSGRVPLCLGNLRDLRILNLANNSLSGQIPSSLGNLWQLYTLHLNGNKFVGKLPTSMQHLRNLEILDLGDNGLRDIIPAWIGERTSNLRFLRFQSNNFHGPISDTLCQLSHLRVLNLAHNNLSGFIPHCFNNITAMASGLDGGYGIDSQESLQDIKGGREVEYYSWALLLVKSVSLSANNLVGEIPDGIMELVQLQFLNLSQNHLTGKIPDKIGNLKQLETLDLSMNALFGAIPESLSDLYSLNSLNMSHNKLSGPIPSGNQLQTLTDPSIYEGNSGLCGKPLPNNCSEHKLPTKNGPIDDDEGHSESDWSWFYAGMGPGFAVGLLGVLGILLFKKSWRYTYFKFIESACDKIWVMIALKTARLRRNFR; from the exons ATGG GAATCCAAGTTCCAGCATTCTTTGGATTGTTGAAAAACTTGAGATACCTCAATCTCTCAAGTGCAGGATTTGATGGTGAAATTCCCCACCATTTAAGAAACCTCTCACATTTACGGTATTTAGATCTTGGAGATTCAGGTTTCTCCCAAATAGGGAATTCGTTGAGCACTAAGGATCTCAGGTGGATTGCTGGGCTCTCTTCTCTAGAAGACCTAGTCCTATCCAATGTGAACCTTACGGCCGCTCAAGATGGGTTACAATCAGTTAACATGCTTCCTTCACTAACAACACTAGACTTGCATGGCTGTGATCTCTTCATCTATCCTCATCTTTCACATGTCAATTTCACATCTCTTGCTTTCCTTGATcttgattttaataatttcAACAACTACATGGCCCCTCCTTGGCTCCGTAATCTTACTGGCCTCCATGATCTTCGTCTTGGTGGTAATAATCTTTTTGATCCAATTCATGGTCTGTTTGACCAAATGACCTCTCTAGTTCATCTCGATCTATCTTCAAACCACTTTGATGCTTTAACGTTGACATCATTTTGTAATGCAAGCAGTCTTACTTATTTGGATTTGAGTTTTAATAATTTGCAAGGGTCAATATCAAGTGAAATAGGCCAACTTATAAATCTTACTTATTTGGATCTGAGTGAGAATAATGTGCAAGGATCAATACCAAGTGAAATAGGGGAGcttcaaaaactaactaatctATTATTGTCCCATAACAGCTTAAATGGTTCTATACCGACCAATCTTGGGGAGCTAACGAAGCTACAAGCATTTGATGTTGGTGCAAATTCATTAACTGGTGTCCTATCTGAAGACCATTTTGCGAAACTCCGAGAGCTGAAGTCACTGTACCTAACCAGAAACTCACTCGCTCTGAACGTGAGCTCCTCATGGGTTCCTCCTTTTcaactccaagaaattcggaTGGGATCCATCATTGTGGGACCCAGGTTTCCAGCTTGGCTTCGGACGCAGAATGAAGTTGAGACGTTAGACATGCGGAATGCGAGCATCTCAGATGCCATACCCAGCTGGTTTCGAGTGCTTTGTTATAATATTACGTCATTAGATCTTTCACACAATTTTCTTACTGGACATATTCCGCAGCTGGTTGTACATGCGCTGGGGTCTCTCTCTCTGAATGATAACCGTTTCACAGGTACTATCCCTGAAGACTTGTGCAAGTTGGAAAATTTAACTGATCTAGATCTATCCAACAATCTTCTGTCTGGAAGAGTTCCTCTGTGTCTAGGAAACTTGCGAGACCTGCGGATCCTAAACTTGGCAAATAACAGTCTATCCGGTCAAATTCCGAGTTCACTGGGTAACTTGTGGCAACTTTATACTCTGCATTTGAATGGAAATAAATTCGTTGGGAAGCTCCCTACCTCAATGCAGCATCTGAGAAATTTGGAAATTCTTGATCTCGGTGACAATGGACTAAGGGATATTATACCAGCTTGGATTGGGGAAAGGACATCAAATTTAAGGTTTCTAAGATTCCAGTCAAATAACTTCCATGGACCTATTTCTGATACACTCTGCCAACTCTCACATCTTCGAGTGCTGAACTTAGCACATAATAACTTGAGTGGATTTATTCCTCACTGCTTTAACAACATTACTGCCATGGCATCAGGGCTAGATGGAGGTTACGGCATTGATTCACAAGAAAGCCTTCAAGACATTAAGGGAGGAAGAGAAGTTGAGTATTACTCATGGGCCCTTCTGCTTGTTAAATCCGTAAGCCTCTCAGCAAATAATTTAGTTGGCGAGATACCTGATGGGATAATGGAACTGGTTCAATTGcaatttttgaatctttcacAAAATCATTTGACTGGAAAGATCCCGGATAAGATTGGCAACTTGAAGCAACTTGAAACACTTGATCTATCAATGAATGCGCTCTTCGGTGCAATCCCTGAAAGCTTATCTGATTTGTACTCGTTGAACTCTCTGAATATGTCACACAATAAACTTTCAGGGCCAATACCATCAGGAAATCAGCTTCAGACCTTGACCGATCCATCCATCTATGAAGGAAACAGTGGACTTTGTGGCAAACCGCTCCCAAACAACTGCTCGGAACACAAATTGCCTACCAAAAATGGGCCAATTGATGATGATGAAGGCCACAGCGAATCTGATTGGTCTTGGTTTTATGCTGGTATGGGACCGGGTTTTGCTGTCGGGCTGTTGGGAGTTTTGGGAATCCTTCTCTTCAAGAAGTCATGGCGCTATACATACTTCAAGTTCATAGAAAGTGCCTGTGACAAAATCTGGGTAATGATTGCATTGAAGACTGCACGCCTGAGGAGGAATTTCCGTTGA